A genome region from Geodermatophilus bullaregiensis includes the following:
- a CDS encoding DUF1707 SHOCT-like domain-containing protein, with translation MTEDLTPRHAVRASDAEREAVVTRLQTAMAEGRITVDEFGERAQAAYAATVTDQLAPLLADLPARAADAQVEIVGSRPPARRSTVVGDVRLDARSPLPQRVRTGLGDIRVDLRALRTDAGVVELELTTVVGDVDVVVAEGVDAELDGWTVIGDRKVDLAPVPRLAGTPRIVVRAHALIGDLRLRSLGPGESASGWRALLDRLAQRPRPTGP, from the coding sequence ATGACCGAGGACCTGACACCGCGGCACGCCGTCCGGGCGTCCGACGCCGAACGGGAGGCGGTGGTGACCCGGCTGCAGACCGCCATGGCGGAGGGGCGGATCACCGTCGACGAGTTCGGGGAGCGGGCCCAGGCCGCCTACGCGGCGACGGTCACCGACCAGCTCGCCCCGCTGCTCGCCGACCTGCCGGCCCGGGCGGCCGACGCGCAGGTCGAGATCGTGGGGAGCCGCCCGCCTGCGCGACGGTCCACCGTCGTGGGCGACGTCCGGCTCGACGCCCGCTCCCCGCTGCCGCAGCGGGTCAGGACCGGACTGGGCGACATCCGGGTCGACCTGCGGGCGCTGCGCACGGACGCCGGGGTGGTCGAGCTGGAGCTGACCACGGTGGTCGGCGACGTCGACGTGGTCGTCGCCGAGGGGGTGGACGCCGAGCTGGACGGCTGGACGGTCATCGGCGACCGGAAGGTCGACCTGGCGCCGGTGCCGCGGCTGGCGGGCACCCCGCGCATCGTCGTGCGGGCACACGCGCTGATCGGGGACCTGCGGCTGCGCAGCCTCGGTCCCGGCGAGTCGGCCAGCGGCTGGCGGGCGCTGCTCGACCGGCTCGCCCAGCGTCCGCGACCGACCGGGCCCTGA
- a CDS encoding ribbon-helix-helix protein, CopG family, translating into MVLPEWHRGVELSVSLTEEDAAVLDDHAGTAGPRSRSAALHHAIRLLRHPDPEEEYAAAWEEWAGVG; encoded by the coding sequence GTGGTGCTACCGGAGTGGCACCGCGGTGTGGAGCTGAGCGTCAGCCTGACCGAGGAGGACGCCGCGGTCCTCGACGACCACGCCGGGACGGCCGGCCCGAGGTCCCGGTCGGCAGCTCTGCACCACGCCATCCGGCTCCTCCGCCACCCGGACCCGGAGGAGGAGTACGCAGCCGCGTGGGAGGAGTGGGCGGGCGTCGGGTGA
- a CDS encoding glycoside hydrolase family 3 C-terminal domain-containing protein, with product MAPRTPADVTALPLETKAALLSGQDFWSTPPVEEAGLPSVVLTDGPHGVRRQEGDFDRIGLLQSLPATCFPPAVAVGSSWDPELAERIGAAVGVEARALGVPVVLGPGVNIKRSPLCGRNFEYYSEDPLLTGVLGAAHVRGQQAQGVGASVKHFAANNQETQRMQVSADVDERTLHEIYLPAFERIVTEARPATVMCAYNRVNGVYASQNHWLLTEVLREQWGFAGVVVSDWGAVDDRVAALAAGLDLQMPGDSGAGNRLVVDAVRAGELDEALVDRSVRRVAALADLVTEPTAGFDADAHHALARELAAGCAVLLRNDGAVLPLAPGTRVAVVGEFARAPRYQGGGSSHVNATRVDDALTALRDLHDGALAFAPGFTLDGSGDAVALREEALAVARDADVTVVFAGLAESDESEGFDRTTIDLPAAQVELIRAVAAAGARTVVVLSSGGIVSLEGWHDDVDAVLAGFLLGQAGGGALADLLTGAVSPSGRLAETIPLRLADTPSHLNFPGEQGHVRYGEGVMVGYRHHVTVDRPVRYPFGHGLGYTTVETGDLRVTATGDDSATVSVTVTNTGNRAGKHVVQVYVATTAGPVRRPARELRAFTKLSLEPGESRTVDLDLDRRAFAYWDVREHGWVVPPGEYTAQVCADAAEVLAEETVTLAGDTVVPELTLGSSVAEWFGHPVVGTPLLEGFLASMPDGAAEVHEGMLQMIGSMPMRRFAADFGAAIPPAELDRLVAVARAARAG from the coding sequence ATGGCTCCCCGCACCCCGGCCGACGTCACCGCGCTGCCCCTCGAGACGAAGGCCGCGCTGCTCTCCGGCCAGGACTTCTGGTCCACCCCGCCGGTCGAGGAGGCCGGCCTGCCCTCGGTGGTGCTCACCGACGGCCCGCACGGAGTGCGCCGCCAGGAGGGGGACTTCGACCGGATCGGGCTGCTGCAGAGCCTCCCGGCCACCTGCTTCCCGCCGGCCGTCGCCGTCGGGTCGAGCTGGGACCCGGAGCTGGCCGAGCGGATCGGCGCGGCGGTCGGCGTGGAGGCTCGCGCCCTCGGCGTGCCGGTCGTCCTCGGCCCGGGCGTGAACATCAAGCGGTCCCCGCTGTGCGGGCGGAACTTCGAGTACTACTCCGAGGACCCGCTGCTGACCGGCGTGCTCGGTGCCGCGCACGTCCGCGGTCAGCAGGCGCAGGGCGTCGGCGCCTCGGTCAAGCACTTCGCGGCGAACAACCAGGAGACGCAGCGCATGCAGGTCAGCGCCGACGTCGACGAGCGGACCCTGCACGAGATCTACCTGCCCGCCTTCGAGCGGATCGTCACCGAGGCGCGGCCGGCCACGGTCATGTGCGCCTACAACCGGGTCAACGGCGTCTACGCGTCGCAGAACCACTGGCTGCTCACCGAGGTGCTCCGCGAGCAGTGGGGCTTCGCGGGCGTCGTCGTCTCCGACTGGGGCGCCGTCGACGACCGGGTCGCCGCGCTGGCGGCCGGCCTGGACCTGCAGATGCCCGGCGACTCCGGCGCCGGCAACCGGCTCGTCGTCGACGCCGTCCGCGCCGGGGAGCTCGACGAGGCCCTCGTCGACCGCAGCGTGCGGCGGGTGGCCGCGCTCGCCGACCTGGTGACCGAGCCGACCGCGGGCTTCGACGCCGACGCCCACCACGCGCTGGCCCGCGAGCTCGCGGCCGGCTGCGCGGTGCTGCTCAGGAACGACGGCGCCGTGCTGCCGCTGGCGCCGGGCACGCGGGTCGCCGTGGTCGGCGAGTTCGCCCGGGCGCCGCGCTACCAGGGCGGCGGCAGCTCGCACGTCAACGCCACCCGGGTCGACGACGCGCTGACCGCCCTGCGGGACCTGCACGACGGGGCCCTCGCCTTCGCCCCCGGCTTCACCCTCGACGGGTCCGGCGACGCCGTGGCGCTGCGCGAGGAGGCCCTCGCCGTGGCCCGCGACGCCGACGTCACCGTGGTCTTCGCCGGGCTGGCCGAGTCCGACGAGTCCGAGGGGTTCGACCGGACCACGATCGACCTGCCCGCCGCCCAGGTGGAGCTGATCCGGGCGGTGGCCGCGGCCGGCGCGCGGACGGTCGTCGTGCTGTCCTCCGGCGGCATCGTGTCCCTGGAGGGCTGGCACGACGACGTCGACGCCGTGCTCGCCGGGTTCCTGCTGGGGCAGGCCGGCGGCGGCGCGCTGGCCGACCTGCTCACCGGCGCCGTGAGCCCCTCCGGGCGCCTGGCCGAGACGATCCCGCTGCGCCTGGCGGACACCCCCAGCCACCTGAACTTCCCCGGCGAGCAGGGGCACGTCCGCTACGGCGAGGGCGTGATGGTCGGCTACCGGCACCACGTGACCGTCGACCGTCCCGTGCGCTACCCGTTCGGCCACGGGCTGGGCTACACGACCGTCGAGACCGGTGACCTGCGGGTGACGGCGACCGGCGACGACAGCGCCACCGTCTCGGTGACCGTGACCAACACCGGGAACCGGGCCGGGAAGCACGTCGTGCAGGTCTACGTCGCGACGACGGCCGGCCCTGTCCGCCGCCCGGCCCGGGAGCTGCGCGCCTTCACGAAGCTGTCGCTGGAGCCCGGGGAGTCCCGGACGGTGGACCTCGACCTGGACCGCCGCGCCTTCGCCTACTGGGACGTCCGGGAGCACGGCTGGGTCGTGCCGCCGGGCGAGTACACCGCGCAGGTCTGCGCCGACGCCGCCGAGGTCCTGGCCGAGGAGACGGTGACGCTGGCCGGCGACACGGTCGTCCCGGAGCTCACGCTCGGCTCGTCGGTGGCCGAGTGGTTCGGCCACCCGGTCGTCGGGACGCCGCTGCTGGAGGGCTTCCTGGCGTCCATGCCCGACGGCGCCGCCGAGGTGCACGAGGGCATGCTGCAGATGATCGGCTCGATGCCCATGCGCCGGTTCGCCGCCGACTTCGGCGCCGCCATCCCGCCGGCCGAGCTCGACCGGCTGGTCGCGGTGGCACGGGCCGCGCGCGCCGGCTGA
- a CDS encoding zinc-dependent alcohol dehydrogenase — translation MSRSMRAVVLSGPGVCAVEEVPAPVAAPGEVVVDVERVGVCGTDVELFTGELSYLQTGHSSYPLRPGHEWCGRVTGVGDGVDPAWLGRRVTGDTMLGDRVCRRCRRGRQHVCEERQEVGIRGGRHGALAEQLAVPVWSLHELPDSVDAALGALVEPGGNAWRAARAAGVASGDRALVIGPGTIGLLSAMFLRAVGAEVHLLGVTEPSLDFARGLGFAGAWTRDTLPDLPFDAVVDASTAPGSPALALDLVEPAGRIVCIGIAGTPSTIDTRTLLLEDVTAVGILSASPGLAPTIAAYRTGAVDPRPLVAATVGLAQVGAVLAGGRPEGSGAGPKVHVDPRLRD, via the coding sequence GTGTCGAGGTCCATGCGTGCGGTCGTGCTCTCCGGTCCGGGCGTCTGCGCGGTCGAGGAGGTGCCCGCGCCGGTCGCCGCCCCGGGCGAGGTGGTCGTCGACGTCGAGCGGGTCGGCGTCTGCGGCACCGACGTCGAGCTCTTCACCGGCGAGCTGTCCTACCTGCAGACGGGGCACTCCTCGTACCCGCTCCGGCCGGGCCACGAGTGGTGCGGCCGGGTCACCGGGGTCGGCGACGGCGTCGACCCGGCCTGGCTCGGTCGTCGGGTCACGGGCGACACGATGCTCGGCGACCGGGTCTGCCGCCGGTGCCGGCGGGGGCGACAGCACGTGTGCGAGGAGCGTCAGGAGGTCGGCATCCGGGGCGGCCGGCACGGTGCGCTGGCCGAGCAGCTCGCCGTCCCGGTGTGGTCGCTGCACGAGCTGCCCGACTCCGTCGACGCGGCGCTCGGCGCCCTCGTCGAGCCCGGAGGCAACGCCTGGCGGGCGGCACGGGCAGCCGGGGTGGCCTCCGGCGACCGCGCGCTGGTGATCGGGCCCGGGACGATCGGTCTGCTGTCGGCGATGTTCCTCCGCGCGGTGGGCGCCGAGGTGCACCTGCTCGGCGTCACCGAGCCCTCGCTCGACTTCGCCCGCGGTCTCGGCTTCGCCGGTGCCTGGACCCGCGACACCCTCCCGGACCTGCCCTTCGACGCCGTCGTCGACGCCTCGACCGCCCCCGGGTCCCCGGCGCTGGCCCTGGACCTCGTCGAGCCCGCCGGCCGCATCGTCTGCATCGGCATCGCCGGCACGCCGAGCACGATCGACACCCGGACGCTGCTGCTCGAGGACGTCACGGCGGTCGGGATCCTCTCGGCGTCCCCGGGGCTGGCTCCCACCATCGCCGCCTACCGGACCGGTGCGGTCGACCCCCGGCCGCTGGTCGCCGCCACCGTCGGTCTCGCGCAGGTCGGTGCGGTGCTCGCCGGCGGGCGCCCGGAGGGCAGCGGCGCCGGACCCAAGGTCCACGTCGACCCGCGACTCCGCGACTGA